The sequence tcaaaatatattatttattatattaaattatagaAATGGTTTTTCGGTTCGACCGTTAGGTTAAAACGGTTCGACCGGTTGGATCATTTTTTTTAGATAGACTAGTTTGATCACCGGTTCGGTTATGAAAACACTGATATTAAGTCACAACTCTTTATTGTATGATCAAATTCCATCCAAAGATAACGAAttgcaccgtttggtttgagtgataggataagtaatccatagataagtaatataatgtaaattaaaaataaataagaaaaaatggttaatatattatttgatttgatggatagattataatttatttgatttaaatgatgtaaaattattaattaataaatagataaataaggTGAcaaaaataaggcgaaattgaTTGAGATAAGTTATAGatatattaataatacatcaaaccaaacaatgccctaatattataaaataaatacatcaaagTTAGCAAGCTTTAccgatcaaaaaaaaattaaccttGTATCCGgccttttttgtttttttggattaaaaacgaaatttatgtttaaaaaaaattcagaaaattttatatttaatttctacaattttgaatttcaaaaaatcattaaaattgtgaaaattttaattttaatttaacaataccatttatatattaaaataatcaacTATGGAAACATCAAACATGTATATAAAGCGTGCGAAAAGACACTGATATGAATTCGTACGAACAAAAAATTTAACCGCATTGTAGACAAATAAGAATTAAGGAGATGGATATCTTAAATGAGAATAAATACATATCTTCAAAAAAAAAGGagaataaatacatatataatttttagataTCATAATTTTATggaaaaactgcaaatttggtcatgtatgtttgtcattttgcacttttggtcctctatgttttcatatttcagttttagtcatgcatgttttattttttggtaatttcgatCCTTTTTactcgaaaatgcttacgtgacactgtacacgtcagcattgaattggtgtcacgttagcgccacgtcgaaaaaaggactaaaattgccaaaaaaaaataaagatagcggactaaaactgaaatctgaaaatataaaggactgaaattgcaAATTGACAAATATATaagaccaaaaaaataatttttcctatttatataatataatatagcgAATTCTAAGGGTCATTTACACCATACATAATCCAAAATGGATCATTTTACCTTACTTATACATACACTGTCTGTACGTAGAATGCATTCTaatgattaaaatttataaatatgtgTGGGGTAcactgaaaaaataataaacccatatatattgataaatttCCAACATTAGATGATCTTTGAGACACATTAcccaaaaaaagaagaagaagaaaacaatGATTTCATTAATGGGCGAACAATAATACACACAAATGGCCAATAATTTCAGACATAGCTGGAagagaaattaattaattaattgattgattattgaaatagtgaACAACATATATAATCTAAGTGATCatcatcatttaaaaaaacTTATCATGTATTGAATGATTGATCCCTCGCCATATATAAATTCTTTAATCCACCGCATGCTTGCTTTGGGATTACATCTGTAATACtatatctctctctctcttttatttaaatcaatatAATTCAGATACGTAAAAGAGAATCCCAACAGAAACCAAACCCACAAACCTAACTTTTCAAACCCACTCATCAACTTCCACGATCTATCTATCTCCATTATTGACAAACAAATTCTACTGTTTCAACATCTATACATACATGTACGCACActtgttgtatatatatattcagaAGCCAAAAGATCAGATATACGTATATCGAATTATATATTTCGTGAAAATGGTGGGAATGTTTTCAAGATTTTATGTTAGCAGAGGGCATCGTCGGACTCAGAGTGCTGTTGTGAGTAGCTAGCTAGCTGATTAGCTACACATCGGATAAGaaaatgaatcaaaatattaatttgatgagtaattttattttatgtatataAATGAATGATTATGCGTATGTATATGCAGGATGAACGTGAAGTTTTGGCTCCAAGTTTAGAGGCTGCAACTATAGCCACGGCTGTGTCCATTGCCACGCACAGTATCGAAATCGCGTTCGAGTTCAAGCCGGTGCCGCACCTGATGGAGCCTCTCGATCTCGACAGACCCATCCCGTGTCCGTTGCCTGAACCATCCATGCTTAatgtaaatttaatttaatatcatttagaatatttttatttttatttttggggtgagagtattaatataatacatgtatatatataataatatttaagttGATGCATGGATGGATGGTAATTAGGATGGAACtcatggaaaaatatggaaagaGCAAGCAAGAAAGCCTGATCTTCGTCCCGTGGTTCATGTGGCGCACTCGTCGACCAAATCGGAGACACATACCCAAAAACCTCTCCCCGTTTCCAGCAGAGCCATTGCGCCGTCGATTAGTGCCCCCGAAGGCAACATTCTTAAATTACTCGAAGAGTGTAATGCATCTGCTATGTAGATCATACAAACgttgattatatatattttatggttataaataataaacaaatatCAGTTGGGAACATATATAGTGCTAATCAGACGTTGATTTAATTTGTATCTAAAAAAGTTTTCAGCTAAATACTACATGATTctgattttctttatttttcataatttataaatttaagcAATTCTTTAAAAGCATAAGTTATTGCTTATATACagtccataaaaatatatatagtacGTACTAGCTAGGTACAtctatgaaaataaataaagatagcaTCGACAAATAGGGAttattaaggtagtgtttgcataTCTCTacaaataatttattatgaatttttctttcattgttaagaaaaaaaattcataatacttatttttagaggttgcaaaacCTATTTAAATCTCGAAGCAACACATCAAAAGGAAACAAGTTATTCAAGCAATGAAATACATGCAATTTTAATCCTAAGACAAAAGTTATTGTTGAAATATTGTCCTACATCGATAGGATAGAGTTTCTGAGAGcccttaattaatatatatacaagggcaaccctcacctcttgagctagcttttgaggtaagttaggtccaagtcaattcttaacatggtatcagagctcgggttccaccgttatgtgttggacgGCTCATAGTTGGCCTCACCCGTTCCATAGTTGGTCACCCGTTAATATCTTCATGCTCCAGTCGTTTCATTCCTGGGCATGAGAGGAGTGTGTTGATGTCTTAGTTTATGTGTCCCACATCGATTTGCTTTATAACCTGGGAGCTTTTTATATAGACAAGAACAATCCTCACCTGTTGAAGTAATCTGGTGCCCCCTTGTTATAATCCAAGTGTTATAGACTGTGCTAGGGTGAAATAATTATTTGTTGAATCTTGATAACATATTTTTATGGTAAATCTGGACAaatcattaaaattttaatgaGATAATGCTGttcaataattatatatttaattatgcaaacaataataaaaaaatatagtatCTTAACATTTTGAAATGCATATATCTTTTGCCAAGTTCCTTGTCAAATCTAAATCCACGATAATTTTTCTTAGAGGCCAGAACAACAAATACAAGACACGATTTTTTTATCAACTTACATATCTCATACAATAAAAACATGCAAGAGAACAATCACTCATCACACTACATTCCTTATGACGTAAGTgcattctcaaaaaaaaaaaaaattctagtaATAATGCTTATAGGTAAAATCTCACCAAACAATTCTATGCCAACACGGGACCGTTCAACAAAATTAATAGAATCAAAATCAGGTTGACTTAAATTCCGAAACAATCACTCGATTTTGTAAATCAAAATCCTCCTATTAACCCAAATAGGAAAATACCACCAATATCAATCAATACTTTTGAATACGTAAATCATTCATTCACAAAGATACTCTTAAATAGATCGGATCCATCACAGTcacaaatccaaaaatccattTAAACAACACAACACTTTCTCTTGTAAATCTGCATAGTCATAACTATaagcaaaataataattttaacttTAAAACATACACCTTACAATCATGGAGTCAGGAGCATTTGAGTCATTGGCGAGATTGCATGCACGAACTGTGTAGTGACTCTgtatggaatcacctactaactgaaaaCTAAttacatgcattaaacttaatacaacaaaatacttaacagagtaaaacgtgcggaaacataatccataaattacatatcagcttagtaaaatatatacaggcttaatactgtaatgatacaaccatatcgaaaaacttaaaagtaaacattatacaactatattgaatcctgctgtataattaactcctcaaggctcctgctcccttgtcctgccttgaactaccagctccgtccatcatGCGACCTGctccgtggaatagggtgtccaagataacaactaggacgtgagcgctaacgcctagtatataaacatgagtaaacatatgtatataatgcatgcaacatgatgattgataaagggtcatctgaaagtcatgctcagtacccgcgccacatgagtgctgccactgcACGGAttaacctctgggtgcaaccacactcgactagtacaccagagtagtcagacatacatgtccccgccgtcgcggtactcttagtgacagactatcgagtatagagatgagcggctctataatcaggtataacaagatataggctcaacgtgtatgtgcacatgatatatgagtatagaaagcggtaaaacatacatcatgccacataataatgccaaataaatgcaacatataaacatgtatactcgctgataatctcagtcaatgtgtacatacctctaggctagttcaagtaaagtaggatcctaggttccaagcctatattcaaaagttcaccgtatcactacacaagttctataagccttaactaagctaataagtacttccaaaacttaaatagattcccagaccataccttcgtccgtagtaagccctttgatgtcgctgactctggatgactataacaacttctttgttattccagaatctcACTATTACCGATAGAGCCCttaagtgtataactcacactataaaactgaagaaggaaactcgggaattcgtattaaaaaatgaactccagaggcccctatttataggccaagaccGGCCTAGGTTCGGATACTtcgaactcgggttcggagcgtccgttccagctcaatgcatgcatgcaagccacgtcgggttcggagcctccgaactcaggttcggaccatccgaactgctctacatccgacacttgtcaaaactcaaggCTTAGTCATCGTGCATTGCTGGCTGaaggagttcggaccgtccgatctagggttcggatcgtccgaagctACCTTAACCCCAAAGTCAACATGACCACGATCGAAGCACCCGGGCTgctgagttcggaccgtccgaagtcctcttcgggccgtccgaactggctcaaatATTGAAAGCCCAATTCTTAATTGtgaagtccgattaagccctggaattggttaattactaacccttaatcatgtttaacatattattatcttaaaatgggttctgggttactacaaactGACTCACAAAcatctctgataccaactgtaaCATCCcgttttttttagaaattttcaagaatttaGATGCGGAAAAGTAtgggaaaatttttcaaaacagCAGTGCAgggcatgcatcatgtttgcaAGTTCAATAAATCGTGATTGAAATTAAAATCTATGTAAATAACACTAAAAGTCTAATAACTCTaacattcataaaatatttgaaacaaaaGATGCAACCCTACAACCAACGACCGGTTCTTATAAGGGCATGCCAAAACTACTACTTACATAGTAAACCTGAACTGACAATTAAAATCTTAGGAGAACAGACGAAACATGCATGAACTTAgtgtgaaaaataatttttaaaacattcGTGAAACCAAACATAAAACTATAATAATGAAATGAACAACATAAAAggttaaaaaacttaaaatcattATAACTCATCGTCACGAAACCGTCATCGAATGAGACTaaaacaagtatttccctcCAAAAGCACTGCTGTCGACGTCTTTTCTTGATAAGAAGTACACTTCAATTAATAGGTAGTTTGGCATTATCCAAATGCGGAAAGCAACGGTCACAGACATCAACTGCAAACAAACTCTGAAAAAtatctttttgaaaaaacatCATGATCCTTCTAATCTCTTGTTAGTTGTGCATGATTTGTCAACCAACTTTTCCGATAAAGTATGCGATATCCTTGTGATACGTATAGCTTGAATCAGAAGATATCTTTACTCAGCTGTGAAACAAATTCAATTGAATTGCTTTTGTGTTGTCTGCTTAGGGACGGTCGAGCAGATCTTGACTTTTGgtcttgagttgttgagctGCATATTTCTCTAAGACCGGTTGAAGGACTTGTGCTTGATTCTTCAAACGAAGGTCGAGTAACTGAAATACATGTAAAGAGATATAAACAACGAAATAACGCGATTTAGAATCTCGCTTAATTATCTAACCTTTCATTTTACTATCATTTCAACATTTTATTTGGACAAAAACTCTCGTGAAACCGTGTCACGAATTAATTTCATGAGATCTGATCTCCTACTCGATTTAAcctcaaaaaaatattatttttcacataaaatcCGATGAGATGACCTCACTAATCAACTTTGTCCATattaacattttttaaaaaataattcattTGACATAAaagataattattttttatagttgacctaaataaaaaaatttgttttataaaATTGATTATTCATACTGTTTcacgagtttttttttttaaaaataaaaataaaaattaggattttttttttaagataaaaattaggatttgattaaaaaaaaaagggaagggggaaaaaaggaaaaggaaaaaagGAAATTCCTTTCGTAGGCAAAAAGAAAAGATTGCAAATACACAACAAACAAGGGGAGGTGGGGTTTTACAAAACCAAGATTCaagtataattttaatttacaaCAAAAGAACTCCCATTGAAATCTCCATTTCCAGAATCTCTCTTCTCCTCTCTATAATTCCACACATTTCGGTGCCGAACCAGTACAGGGGAGCAGAAATTTGATGGCGGCTTCGCAGTATTTGGATGCGCAGCGCACAGCGCACCCTGAGCTATCGGAATGGTACACCACGCTTTCAGATCTGTACCAGCGGAAGCTCTGGCACCAGCTCACCCTCAAGCTCGAACAGTTCGTCGCCCTTGCTGTATTTCAGGTGATGTAATTTAAATTCTTCTTAATGTTTGTATTAGCCTTTGTCACCGATTGGTTCATCGTGGAATATTTAGGATTTATTAGGGTTCCGTTTGTGTGATTTTCAGCAAGTCTTGATCGTGGGTTTGGGTCAACTTTTTATGGTTTAGGGCATTTGTGTTGTGTGGGTTCTGTCTTCAATAGAATCGCATGGTCTGGATATTTATTTTTGAGCTTGGATAGTATCGCCTTAATGTGAGGTACCTTTCCTGACTGGCAATAGTGTTTGAATTTTAGACATTTATACTGGTAAATGCATTCAATTGCGTTGTATATATAGAAGAGAATACATGACCACCAAAACAGTTTCACTGCGGATTTTCCTGCATATTCCATGCATCTCAATTAGCCGGACTGTTAATTGGTGTCATTTAGAGATAGAATCTGCTGTTAGACAAGTATTAATGCGACCAAGAAATGACACTTCTTCAAATGTAATACTAACCATTTTATCTAGATATTACATTTTACTTGGCATCTGATGATGGAAgatcctgaaatttttttatggagAGGTGTGACAGTCAGATTTGGCTTGCAGAGTGAAGTTGGAAGAACCtacaattcaattttttttttactgaaaCTATTTCTGCTAGAGTTATTACTCGTCTATGTCGACCCTGTGAGGAAGATAAGCTAACTATCCCTTATATTCGGACGAATTAAACAATCCGTGTCAAAGCTCTTTTGCCTGTTTAGTTCCTTTATCTGTTTTATTTAATCTTGCCTAATTTGCTTATTATCACTTTCTTGATTCACTCAGGCTGGGGATGCTCTAATACAGCTTTACCACAATTTCATAGCCGATTTCGAGACAAAGATTAATCTCCTCAAGCTTGCCCATTTTGCCGTGATAGTTTCTCGACAGTATCCACAGAAAATGGCAGCAATTAATTATCTAGAAGGGGTGATTGAGAAGCTTCGCGCCACCAAAGAAACGCGCATAGATGAGCCAATACTTTATATCAAGATGCAGATTGCTACACTTCAGCTTGAGAGTGGTGATCAAAAAGAGTGTAAGAGGCTTTTGGAGGAAGGAAAGAGTACACTTGATGGCATGACCGACATTGATCCATCCGTGTATGCAAGCTACTATTGGATTTCATCACAATTCCACAAGTTTCGTCAAGAATTTGCAGAGTTCTACAAAAGTGCGCTCCTTTATCTGGCTTACACGTCAGTAGAGTCTTTATCTGATTCATTTAAGCTGGTAggttttcttgaaaatattgtaCTTACTATAATATTGTGTTTTAATAAGGTGGTTACAGTATTCATTTTTCATGTAGACCTGAAACATGTAGTTAACTGATGAAAAAAGTATTATCgtaaaaaatccaatttttaccGATAGCATTCTTCTGCTTCTTCAAAGTTTTCGCACGAGTAGGAAGCatagattaaacaaaatattataaaccATGACTCAAACATTTTTCTTGTAGCGTACAAAGTCTTATTTTACCCACATGACATTCTTCAGCGTCTTCAAAGTTTTGGCTCGAATGGGAAGCATAGATTCAAATTGATATTGAATGAAGCTTATATAGTGGGTTTTTGAAATTATGAACGTGGAAGTAATTGTAATTCATGTTGGACAATCAGGACAATgctattatttatgatttaagtATTTATGCTTTATTCGTGGATACTATGCCCTCAAGTTTTCAGTTAAGCTTAATTTTAATGATCTCTTTTATTGTTCTGTAGGATTTGGCCTTTGACTTATCCTTATCAGCATTATTGGGGGAAAACATTTACAACTTTGGGGAACTTCTTGCACACCCAATTGTAAGTTATTTGTCTGAAACTCATCATacttattttaaatttcaaaatatatgttTTGCTCTTTGTACCACGCACATGTCTGAAAATATGGTCTATTTAGATTTAGGATGTCTGTGCCTTTGTAGAAAAAGTAAAAGGTATGAAAAATATGCTGGTGGTTTGAAGCACAAAATATTACTTGGAGATCTTCCTTTTATTTTCTGTTCTTAGAAAAAGTAAAAGTTGATTATGCTTTTACATTTGTCATGCGCGTGCTGTTGTTTATGGTAACGATTATGAGGATATATCTCAAAGATACATTGGCACCATTTTGTTTGCTTGAAAGTGTGTTAAGCCAGTCTCGTAATGAAATTTATATTTGTATAAGATAATGGAACTTTCTCAGATAAAAGTTTGAGTTGCCATGGGTAGTCTTAAAAAATAGTTGATACTTTCAAGTTTCAATTGACAGTTTTCTGATGATTGAAAATACGCAGAACGGAGCGAAGGGGAGGCGAGCTGGTGGGGGGTCCAGATTtgatacacacacacacacgacaCACCCGCTCTTTATAtatattctttctttttctgtttttacttgtttcttttccctttagataattttttttaaaaaaattaagaataatagaatagAAAGTAAGAGAAGATAAATATGGAGAAGCCTAAAATCAAGATACGCAATTAAATTCCTAAATAGGAACATAACGAAATTCCTAAACTAATTCTCATAATTCTCCTACCATctctatttatttttcatattttcaaaatttctatTTCCAATATTTTCTCCTCTAAATTCTACTCTTCCAACTTTGGATCTTCCATGTTCTTTTTTCTAACACAATATAGTTGGTTCATTATAAgcacaatattttttaaaacaatattGATActcacataattttttttccgattatttaatataatttagtttttgcAATTATTATTAGACTAAAAAAATGAACTTGTAAagtattttatgtatttca comes from Henckelia pumila isolate YLH828 chromosome 4, ASM3356847v2, whole genome shotgun sequence and encodes:
- the LOC140867575 gene encoding uncharacterized protein encodes the protein MYAHLLYIYIQKPKDQIYVYRIIYFVKMVGMFSRFYVSRGHRRTQSAVDEREVLAPSLEAATIATAVSIATHSIEIAFEFKPVPHLMEPLDLDRPIPCPLPEPSMLNDGTHGKIWKEQARKPDLRPVVHVAHSSTKSETHTQKPLPVSSRAIAPSISAPEGNILKLLEECNASAM
- the LOC140865406 gene encoding 26S proteasome non-ATPase regulatory subunit 13 homolog B-like, whose translation is MAASQYLDAQRTAHPELSEWYTTLSDLYQRKLWHQLTLKLEQFVALAVFQAGDALIQLYHNFIADFETKINLLKLAHFAVIVSRQYPQKMAAINYLEGVIEKLRATKETRIDEPILYIKMQIATLQLESGDQKECKRLLEEGKSTLDGMTDIDPSVYASYYWISSQFHKFRQEFAEFYKSALLYLAYTSVESLSDSFKLDLAFDLSLSALLGENIYNFGELLAHPIIKSLLGTKVEWLYYIIESFNCGDLVRYQELCHVHRAALSSQTALVQNEKMLLEKINILCLMEIIFSRPSEDRTIPLSIIADRTKLTVEDVEYLLMKSLSVHLIEGIIDQVEGTVYVSWVQPRVLGIPQIKSLRERLDNWVDKVHTTLVSVEAETPDLVAA